From Terriglobus sp. TAA 43, the proteins below share one genomic window:
- a CDS encoding ATP-binding protein, whose translation MNSRRLVTITYWLSTFGALAAILLIYGLWLHVNPTTVALTLVLYVLIVAAQLRLRYAVVASVVATACYNFFFLPPVGTFTIADPQNWLTLLTFLSTSVIGSRLSQAARDEADQAKASQREVEVLFSLSREFLRTDKLADITEALPSLINIAAHAQGSTLYLLDGDRVFQAGEQQISGIEILHFRQLALSLSGPEVLSDGTVHVPIRAGVRPRGLLEMVGLKLSQETLLAIGGLAAIALDRVQALEEIARSEANKESERLRNLILDSITHELRTPLTSIKGAAGTLLMGSVNEEDRGALLKIIDEEADRINQLVGQAVEMAQLEAKEVHMDFQPVAFEDIVTEAKENSAWVWASHPVEISIPKLPKVDVDPNMIAKVLCNLLENAAKYSEPQSPIRITAEQRGEMIVATVADRGIGIDPLEQDLVFDRLYRSREHSQKKPGTGMGLPISRAIIESHQGTLTVTSQRDYGSVFSFTLPIYKK comes from the coding sequence ATGAACTCACGACGCTTGGTGACGATAACATATTGGCTATCGACGTTTGGCGCTCTGGCGGCCATTCTACTCATATACGGCCTGTGGCTGCATGTGAACCCGACCACCGTGGCGCTCACGTTAGTGCTCTATGTGTTGATTGTGGCGGCCCAGTTGAGGCTGCGGTATGCAGTCGTCGCGTCCGTGGTTGCAACTGCCTGCTATAACTTTTTCTTTCTTCCACCAGTGGGTACGTTCACCATCGCAGATCCGCAGAACTGGCTCACTCTGCTTACATTTCTTTCAACCAGTGTGATCGGTAGTCGCCTTTCGCAGGCAGCACGAGACGAAGCGGACCAGGCAAAGGCAAGTCAACGTGAAGTGGAAGTGTTGTTCTCACTCAGCCGTGAATTCCTAAGGACGGACAAGCTGGCTGACATCACGGAAGCTCTTCCGTCGCTTATCAACATCGCTGCACACGCGCAGGGCTCAACGCTGTACTTGCTGGATGGAGATCGCGTATTTCAGGCGGGAGAGCAGCAGATTTCGGGGATCGAGATCCTGCATTTTCGACAACTTGCATTAAGCTTGTCCGGACCGGAAGTGCTATCCGATGGAACGGTTCACGTTCCCATTCGCGCCGGTGTACGTCCGCGGGGCTTGCTCGAAATGGTCGGGTTGAAGCTTTCACAAGAAACTTTGCTAGCGATCGGAGGTCTCGCCGCGATCGCACTGGATCGTGTCCAGGCACTGGAAGAGATTGCCCGCAGCGAAGCTAATAAAGAAAGTGAACGACTTCGCAATTTGATTCTTGATTCAATCACGCACGAATTAAGAACACCGCTCACTTCGATCAAAGGCGCCGCAGGAACTTTGTTGATGGGCTCTGTAAACGAAGAGGATCGAGGTGCCCTGCTCAAAATCATTGATGAAGAAGCGGACAGAATCAACCAGCTGGTTGGCCAGGCTGTGGAAATGGCCCAGCTTGAGGCCAAAGAAGTGCACATGGATTTTCAGCCGGTCGCTTTCGAAGACATTGTGACGGAGGCAAAAGAAAATAGTGCGTGGGTCTGGGCAAGCCATCCCGTTGAGATATCTATCCCAAAACTGCCGAAGGTCGATGTAGATCCGAACATGATCGCGAAGGTCCTATGCAATCTATTAGAGAACGCGGCGAAGTATTCAGAGCCGCAATCTCCGATACGTATTACCGCGGAACAGCGAGGGGAAATGATCGTGGCAACGGTCGCGGATCGCGGTATTGGGATCGATCCTTTGGAACAGGATCTCGTCTTCGACCGCCTGTATCGCTCACGCGAGCATAGCCAGAAAAAACCCGGTACTGGGATGGGACTTCCCATCAGTCGTGCCATCATTGAATCGCACCAGGGGACGCTTACCGTAACGAGCCAAAGAGACTATGGATCGGTATTCAGCTTCACGCTACCGATTTATAAAAAGTGA